One Cryptomeria japonica chromosome 9, Sugi_1.0, whole genome shotgun sequence genomic window carries:
- the LOC131038398 gene encoding L-type lectin-domain containing receptor kinase S.4-like has product MAMMQILILCLLIILTEAEGVQQNTSFVFNHFNTTSTIKYVADASIQSNAIRLTNHSERLIGRAYFDKAVPMKRNGSVISFSTSFIFAMVPHPLSGGSNGLCFIMTPTTALNAAFATQYLGLVNLSSNGKDYNHLFAVEFDTSKSIGVEDKDDNHVGIDLNGVKSVAAEPVAYWKGNTSTPINLKSGHNIRAWIDYNDESKQLDISIVPVGEARPQKPLLSRKDLDLDGIIQDQMWVGFSASTGSSPLVEDHYILAWSFVTGNNKTLDLDTLHLPSFYVRGPKFYNSMEFIYIIVICSAAFILGLILGIFYWFKRTDYINFTEQWELECWSHRFAYQELNHSTKGFRDDNLLGYGGFGRVYRGTLPSGEEVAVKCITKDFTEGMEEFMAEISSLGRLQHRNLVPLRGWSRKNKRLFIVYDYMCNGSLERNLFSPKLSLTWAHRYKILTDVAAGLLYLHEQWDKCVVHRDIKSSNVLLDSDQNGRVGDFGLARLYDHSEKPQTTHVVGTLGYIAPELIHSGKATPSTDVFSFGALMLEVACGRKPVDAQGMILVEWVWDLYANKRLVDAVD; this is encoded by the exons ATGGCGATGATGCAGATTCTGATTCTCTGCCTCTTAATCATTCTAACTGAAGCTGAGGGTGTGCAGCAGAATACCAGTTTCGTCTTCAACCACTTCAATACCACAAGCACAATCAAATATGTTGCAGATGCCTCAATACAATCCAACGCAATACGCCTCACAAATCACTCAGAGCGTCTCATTGGTCGTGCTTATTTTGACAAGGCAGTCCCCATGAAAAGAAACGGTTCTGTAATCTCATTCAGCACAAGCTTCATATTCGCCATGGTTCCGCATCCGCTCTCGGGCGGCAGCAACGGTCTTTGCTTCATCATGACGCCCACAACCGCTCTCAACGCTGCCTTCGCCACGCAGTATCTGGGTCTCGTAAACCTATCCAGCAATGGAAAAGACTACAACCATCTTTTTGCAGTAGAATTTGACACAAGTAAGAGCATAGGCGTGGAGGATAAGGATGACAACCATGTCGGAATCGATCTTAATGGCGTCAAATCGGTGGCGGCAGAACCTGTTGCTTACTGGAAAGGGAACACATCGACGCCCATTAATCTCAAGAGTGGGCATAATATAAGGGCCTGGATCGACTATAATGACGAATCCAAGCAGCTGGACATAAGCATTGTACCCGTTGGAGAGGCGAGGCCGCAGAAACCCCTGCTCTCCAGGAAAGATTTGGATTTGGATGGAATTATACAAGACCAGATGTGGGTGGGGTTCTCTGCTTCTACAG GCAGTTCTCCTCTGGTTGAGGATCATTACATTTTAGCCTGGAGCTTTGTAACGGGCAATAATAAGACTCTGGATCTAGATACTTTGCACCTCCCTTCTTTTTATGTCAGAGGCCCCAAATTCTATAATTCTATGGAGTTCATATACATTATTGTAATATGCTCAGCAGCTTTCATCTTGGGACTCATTCTCGGCATATTTTATTGGTTCAAAAGAACGGATTACATAAACTTTACTGAGCAATGGGAGTTAGAGTGTTGGTCGCACAGATTTGCTTACCAGGAACTTAACCACAGTACAAAG GGTTTCAGAGACGATAATCTTCTGGGTTATGGGGGTTTTGGCCGGGTATACAGGGGAACTCTGCCCTCGGGCGAAGAAGTCGCCgtaaaatgcattacaaaagattttacagaAGGAATGGAGGAATTCATGGCAGAAATTTCAAGCCTTGGGCGGCTACAGCACCGGAACCTGGTGCCCCTCAGAGGCTGGTCCAGAAAAAACAAGCGCCTCTTCATCGTCTACGATTACATGTGCAACGGAAGCCTTGAAAGAAATTTGTTCAGTCCAAAATTGAGTCTTACTTGGGCCCACAGATACAAAATTCTCACAGATGTAGCCGCCGGGCTGCTATACTTACATGAGCAGTGGGACAAATGTGTGGTACACAGGGACATTAAATCCAGCAATGTATTGTTGGACAGTGATCAGAACGGCCGAGTGGGTGACTTTGGTTTGGCAAGGTTATATGACCACAGTGAAAAGCCCCAAACTACTCATGTGGTGGGCACTCTGGGGTACATTGCACCTGAGCTTATACATTCTGGTAAGGCTACTCCTTCCACAGATGTGTTCAGCTTTGGGGCTCTTATGCTGGAGGTTGCCTGCGGAAGGAAACCTGTAGATGCCCAAGGAATGATTTTGGTTGAGTGGGTTTGGGATTTGTATGCAAATAAGAGATTAGTGGATGCTGTTGACTAG
- the LOC131038412 gene encoding L-type lectin-domain containing receptor kinase SIT2-like has protein sequence MWVGFSASTGSSPLVEDHYILAWSFVTGNNKTLDLDTLHLPSFYVRGPKFYNSMEFIYIIVICSAAFILGLILGIFYWFKRTDYINFTEQWELECWPHRFAYQELNHSTKGLRDDNLLGYGGFGRVYRGTLPLGEEVAVKCITKDFTEGMEEFMAEISSLGRLQHRNLVPLRGWSRKNKRLFIVYDYMCNGSLERNLFSPKLSLTWAHRYKILTDVAAGLLYLHEQWDKCVVHRDIKSSNVLLDSDQNGRVGDFGLARLYDHSEKPQTTHVVGTLGYIAPELIHSGKATPSTDVFSFGALMLEVACGRKPVDAQGMILVEWVWDLYANKRLVDAVDQRLGGDYDKGEAEIVLVLGLVCSNPDPRERISMRNVLQILSGKAALPVDLNVPSAFKHSYIDIAEFNSFSATSLELLE, from the exons ATGTGGGTGGGGTTCTCTGCTTCTACAG GCAGTTCTCCTCTGGTTGAGGATCATTACATTTTAGCCTGGAGCTTTGTAACGGGCAATAATAAGACTCTGGATCTAGATACTTTGCACCTCCCTTCTTTTTATGTCAGAGGCCCCAAATTCTATAATTCTATGGAGTTCATATACATTATTGTAATATGCTCAGCAGCTTTCATCTTGGGACTCATTCTCGGCATATTTTATTGGTTCAAAAGAACGGATTACATAAACTTTACTGAGCAATGGGAGTTAGAGTGTTGGCCGCACAGATTTGCTTACCAGGAACTTAACCACAGTACAAAG GGTTTAAGAGACGATAATCTTCTGGGTTATGGGGGTTTTGGCCGGGTATACAGGGGAACTCTGCCCTTGGGCGAAGAAGTCGCCgtaaaatgcattacaaaagattttacagaAGGAATGGAGGAATTCATGGCAGAAATTTCAAGCCTTGGGCGGCTACAGCACCGGAACCTGGTGCCCCTCAGAGGCTGGTCCAGAAAAAACAAGCGCCTCTTCATCGTCTACGATTACATGTGCAACGGAAGCCTTGAAAGAAATTTGTTCAGTCCAAAATTGAGTCTTACTTGGGCCCACAGATACAAAATTCTCACAGATGTAGCCGCCGGGCTGCTATACTTACATGAGCAGTGGGACAAATGTGTGGTACACAGGGACATTAAATCCAGCAATGTATTGTTGGACAGTGATCAGAACGGCCGAGTGGGTGACTTTGGTTTGGCAAGGTTATATGACCACAGTGAAAAACCCCAAACTACTCATGTGGTGGGCACTCTGGGGTACATTGCACCTGAGCTTATACATTCTGGTAAGGCTACTCCTTCCACAGATGTGTTCAGCTTTGGGGCTCTTATGCTGGAGGTTGCCTGCGGAAGGAAACCTGTAGATGCCCAAGGAATGATTTTGGTTGAGTGGGTTTGGGATTTGTATGCAAATAAGAGATTAGTGGATGCTGTTGACCAGAGGCTTGGGGGCGATTATGATAAGGGCGAAGCTGAAATTGTGCTTGTATTAGGGCTTGTGTGTTCAAACCCTGATCCGCGGGAGAGGATTAGCATGAGAAACGTGTTGCAGATTCTTTCTGGTAAGGCTGCTTTGCCTGTGGATCTTAATGTACCCTCGGCTTTTAAGCATTCTTACATAGACATTGCAGAATTCAATTCGTTCAGTGCTACTTCTTTGGAGCTGTTAGAATGA